A genomic region of Plasmodium malariae genome assembly, chromosome: 14 contains the following coding sequences:
- the PmUG01_14072600 gene encoding conserved Plasmodium protein, unknown function has protein sequence MEEKRSLVNNLKDRILKIERVIGDIKFYEKPNNENKTENDDIFYDCSENQVHNNNKSKEHEQSTENQKYLDEIKSCLENVSLENLINTNKDELIEMIKKHEHKNSIAVHICIIKLILQQISKEYLQDLYSQYNDFYIYIHSNSILDVYNTFEYKKNIILSHLNFMRTYSAQIKNIMELKEHINSYKISETEIHLDRLNKIEDKNDMLFEKVSAINSSLESLAYKYAIMFLSLKQKTETLLSCIRR, from the exons atggaagaaaaaagatCGCTCGTGAACAACTTAAAAGATCGGATACTAAAAATTGAACGTGTCATAGGTGATAtcaaattttatgaaaagcccaataatgaaaacaagactgaaaatgatgatatattttatgattgCAGTGAAAACCAAGTtcataataacaataaaagtAAAGAACATGAACAGAGCACAGAAAATCAAAAATACCTGGATGAAATAAAGTCATGTTTAGAAAACGTATCCCTCG AAAATCTAATAAACACGAACAAAGACGAATTAATAGAAATGATCAAAAAGCACGAGCACAAAAATAGTATTGCTGTTCATATTTGCATCATCAAGTTAATACTGCAACAGATATCAAAGGAGTACCTTCAAGATTTATACAGTCAAT ATAATGActtttacatttacattCACAGTAATAGCATTCTGGATGTGTATAACACCTTTGAGTACAAGAAAAACATTATCCTGTCTCACTTAAATTTCATGAGAACTTATAGTgcacaaattaaaaatattatggaGTTAAAGGAGCACATAAACAGTTACAAAATATcag aAACTGAAATACACTTAGACAGATTAAACAAAATTGAAGATAAAAACGACATGCTCTTCGAAAAAGTATCGGCCATTAACTCTTCCCTGGAAAGTCtagcatataaatatgccATAATG TTTTTAagtttgaaacaaaaaacagAAACTTTATTAAGCTGTATAAGGAGGTAA